A single window of Phycisphaerae bacterium DNA harbors:
- the gatB gene encoding Asp-tRNA(Asn)/Glu-tRNA(Gln) amidotransferase subunit GatB encodes MPMQSSGNLQYRVIVGMEIHIHLATESKMFCPCPNRFGDEPNSNVCPVCLGSPGVLPVMNRRAVEYALRTALALKCEIAAFTKWDRKNYYYPDLPKNYQISQYDLPLAQHGVMDIPVDGQLKTVRIRRLHLEEDAAKLLHEGLVAASHVDLNRAGTPLMEIVTEPDLASADEAHAFGSELRSLVRYLGVSEANMQQGQMRLEPNVNLAIVRDGQEYRTPIAEVKNLGSLRALQRAVEFEVQRQLDEFERTGATMQMGNKSTRGWDEGRGATVLQREKEEAHDYRYFPDPDLAPVTPEPVWIEQVRSELPELPVHRRRRFVEQFGFSEKDVGTVVDDRATADLFERALAAGAPVRNLANQFISFWAMHANQRGVPIAELPVPAERMATLAAMVEQGTVNATTAAAIAEKMLAEDTDPQAIAERENLVQVSDSSEIEKLVDEVLAANPQAVADASSEGKKQKKAFGFLTGQVMQKSRGQANPKIVNELLQKKLRSS; translated from the coding sequence TGCAATATCGCGTGATCGTGGGGATGGAAATCCACATTCACCTCGCGACCGAGAGCAAGATGTTCTGCCCGTGCCCGAACCGGTTCGGCGACGAACCGAACAGCAACGTCTGTCCGGTCTGCCTGGGCTCGCCGGGCGTGCTGCCGGTGATGAACCGCCGGGCGGTGGAGTACGCGCTGCGGACGGCCTTGGCGCTGAAATGCGAGATCGCCGCGTTCACCAAATGGGATCGGAAGAACTACTACTATCCGGACCTGCCGAAGAACTATCAGATCTCGCAGTACGACTTGCCGCTGGCCCAACACGGGGTCATGGATATCCCGGTGGATGGGCAGCTCAAGACGGTGCGGATCCGGCGGCTTCACCTTGAGGAAGACGCGGCCAAGCTGCTGCACGAGGGGCTGGTCGCGGCCAGCCACGTGGACCTGAACCGCGCGGGCACGCCGCTGATGGAGATCGTGACCGAGCCGGACTTGGCCTCGGCCGACGAGGCCCATGCCTTCGGGTCGGAGTTACGCAGCCTCGTGCGCTACCTGGGCGTCAGCGAGGCGAACATGCAGCAGGGTCAGATGCGGCTGGAGCCCAATGTCAACCTGGCCATCGTCCGCGACGGTCAGGAATACCGCACGCCGATCGCCGAGGTCAAGAACCTCGGCAGTCTCCGGGCCCTCCAGCGAGCGGTCGAATTCGAGGTGCAGCGGCAACTCGATGAGTTCGAGCGGACCGGCGCCACGATGCAGATGGGCAACAAGAGCACCCGCGGCTGGGATGAGGGCCGCGGCGCGACCGTCCTGCAACGGGAGAAGGAAGAGGCCCACGACTATCGCTATTTCCCGGACCCGGACCTGGCCCCGGTCACGCCCGAACCGGTGTGGATCGAACAGGTCCGATCGGAACTGCCCGAACTGCCTGTCCATCGGCGGCGGCGGTTCGTTGAGCAGTTCGGCTTTTCGGAAAAGGACGTCGGTACGGTGGTGGACGATCGAGCGACCGCGGACCTGTTCGAGCGAGCCCTGGCCGCCGGCGCGCCGGTCAGGAACCTGGCCAACCAATTCATCAGCTTCTGGGCGATGCACGCCAATCAGCGCGGCGTGCCGATCGCGGAACTGCCGGTCCCGGCCGAGCGAATGGCCACGTTGGCGGCGATGGTGGAACAGGGAACGGTTAACGCGACCACCGCGGCGGCCATCGCTGAGAAGATGCTGGCTGAGGACACCGACCCGCAGGCGATCGCGGAGCGCGAGAACCTGGTGCAGGTTTCGGACAGTTCGGAGATCGAGAAGCTGGTCGACGAAGTCCTGGCCGCCAATCCGCAGGCGGTGGCCGACGCGTCGAGCGAAGGCAAGAAGCAGAAGAAGGCGTTCGGTTTCCTGACCGGGCAGGTGATGCAGAAAAGCCGCGGACAGGCGAACCCGAAGATCGTTAACGAACTGCTGCAGAAGAAGTTAAGATCGTCCTAG
- a CDS encoding PilZ domain-containing protein produces MMKARIVIKTMQQMGRIIQLIKEATLQEEGTDGRRGHWRLEYGTPGIIVPEQDANLFEPIYVTTRDISLEGVGFFSTHRLRPGQRILITVETDFGDLEVPAKVVHTNGTVGGFKIGAKFLLDEAN; encoded by the coding sequence ATGATGAAGGCAAGAATCGTCATCAAGACCATGCAGCAGATGGGCCGGATCATCCAGCTGATCAAGGAGGCCACGCTGCAGGAGGAAGGCACTGACGGACGGCGCGGCCACTGGCGGTTGGAATACGGCACGCCAGGCATCATCGTGCCGGAACAGGACGCCAACCTCTTTGAACCGATCTACGTGACGACTCGCGATATTTCGCTCGAAGGGGTAGGGTTCTTTTCCACCCACCGGCTGCGGCCGGGTCAGCGGATCCTGATCACCGTCGAGACCGATTTCGGCGATCTCGAGGTGCCGGCCAAGGTGGTCCACACCAACGGCACGGTCGGCGGGTTCAAGATCGGGGCGAAGTTCCTGCTGGACGAGGCGAACTGA